In Apium graveolens cultivar Ventura chromosome 10, ASM990537v1, whole genome shotgun sequence, the following are encoded in one genomic region:
- the LOC141691261 gene encoding uncharacterized protein LOC141691261, with protein MCFRCKHKGNYSNECPTWKIDVTCFQCGRKGLVVRDCEGPTMAASIPRIMAPSPPPQKNQSKARTFNMTMKEAVQNLSVMAGTQPVNSINAKVLIDSGATRSLISEEFVDKLCCEIQWLGETLIIKLVNDDQVFVDRVCPECDIEIAGHHFSVDLIPFKLGESNVILGIDWLTVHNAQIDCANKKVNL; from the coding sequence ATGTGTTTCAGATGTAAGCATAAGGGGAACTATTCCAATGAATGCCCGACATGGAAGATAGATGTTACGTGTTTCCAGTGTGGGAGAAAAGGACTTGTTGTCAGGGATTGTGAAGGACCAActatggcagccagtattccgagGATTATGGCACCATCACCACCACCACAAAAAAATCAGTCTAAGGcgaggacttttaacatgacaatgaaggAGGCAGTGCAGAATCTGAGCGTAATGGCAGGTACGCAACCTGTGAACTCCATAAAtgcaaaagtattaattgattctggagctacaagatctttAATTTCTGAAGAATTTGTCGATAAGTTATGTTGTGAAATTCAATGGTTGGgtgagacgttaattataaagtTAGTGAATGATGACCAAGTTTTCGTGGATAGGGTGTGTCCAGAGTGTGATATCGAAATAGCAGGACATCATTTCTccgttgacttgatacctttcaagttaggagaatcTAATGTAATATTAGGAATTGATTGGTTAACCGTTCATAATGCCCAaattgattgtgcgaataagaaagtgaatTTATGA